The window TATGTGCTAACATTCACTTCTTATGAAGAGAGGTTAAGTCATATTCTATTTGAAAGCATTGTCCTCTGATACTATGTTTTTATACTGAACCCATCTGAATCATGATACCCAGTCTAAACCTACTGTAGGTGTAGATAAGTAGGTAagttatatttaattaataaggcacaagggggcaTGGTATATAACAAACATATACCACGTCGGACTGTGGAATGCATGGACACAGCGCTTAGTTGTGGTTTATTGGCagtataccacaaacccccaagatgcGTTACTGCTGTTACAAACTGCtcaccaatgcaattagagcagtaaaaagtgatgtgaaaTCATACCCATGCTATCCCATATACCACggatatcagccaatcagcatataaacaaccagtttataatactTCACATTCTCTGCTGTGACAAAAGGTATGGTGGTTCTTTTATCACCAAGCTACCCTTGCTGGCATATGCTGTCACTACTGGATCCTGGTGGGTGAAATCCACTGGATTAGAATGAAACATGAGTATTGCCACCCCTATTCTTTTGGAGTGTTTTTTCCCTTATTTGCTTTGAGTCATGTTACTTTCATTTTCCCATCACACATAGCACAATCTAGCTGCTGCCGCCCCCGAAATGGTTCCGCAACGAGCTGCCATTGTCCCTGGGGCCTACAGGACAGAAATGATGGAGACCCAATTTCATCTCCCCAGTTCCCTTTTCCTTTGTTGCTCATTGATTcatgtgttgtctgttgttcCCTGTTTGTAAGTACATCAGTTTTTTAATAAAtacctttatttttttcatacctctgcgcctgtgtccaaCTCTACTTCCTGAGACATTAAAATTGCACTATCATAGTTACAGTTTATAGACATTTAGaaaatttaattttgtaaaGCTCACACCTTTGATCACTCATGGCATAGATATGAACAGAGAAAATGTAAGTCCATTTTGAGGGGTTGTGTTAAAAAGTTAATTGCCTAatcagtttaaaacaatgtatattttctaACTATGTGCAGATGCATAATACAGTCAAAAAATGATTGACATTACAGACTTACAAATTATTGACATTTCTGTGTCCATGTAGTAAAGTTAACTAGCAGTAGCCTATCCCCTACTCTAAAGGTCAGTGAAGGAAATGAGCGCATCAATCACCTTTCCTGCAACAGTATAAAATTAGGCAAACAGACCTCTCAGTTAGCTTTCTACCATCCACCACGGAGACTTCTCATTTTTTCAACTGTACAGTACTTCTTCTGCTAAACCACATCAAAACCGGTGAGTTTTACTTTagaatttcttttaaataatttcataacaCACATTGTAATTTTCTGTGTTATGTCacttattttacttattttcttGCATGGACTAATGTTAACTTAAGAACTTAAGAACTTAGATGTCAGCAGCTGGATATAAGAATTCATAGAGACACACTAGCAGACAACAGATAAATAGTATTTTTCAATCAGGGGCTTTCGCCTTGTGCCGTCTGTACATGGTTCCACATTATATCCATTCCACTTCTGAGGTTAGCTGTGGGAAAGGTGTTGTCTCACCAAATGCTGTTTGAAATGTGCTGTGTGCACATAACTGtactaaaatgtcaattaataatctttaaaaatgtagttgTGAAACTCACACTAATGTAAATAATGGacattataattattaataatatgtaaataagggggaaaaaactgcACACTTCCCTATGTACGTAAGAAAACACGCAACCCCCTGTCCCCGACCCCAGCTAAAAGGcaaatataaaaccctccaCTGTGTCCAATAACAGAAATGCAACCctccaaaaagaaaaagaaaaaaaactaaaaagcatttaaATTCTCCCCTATTTGGTGCAAATTTCAGAACACTGTACAAAACAGTGTctcatttacatatatatatgtaaattaaTTGGAGAACATTTCGTTAATATCAATATTTGACAATTCATTGCTTGAATATTATTTTTGGTATAattttttgaagtacgcatccatgtatgctttttggggtaatgtaGATCACAACCCCTAGCGCAGTAAAAGatgaggggtttccacgattcgcTCATCTTTTCACTTAGTTATCTCCAGTTGATAGTTATCTCCACctatattaatagttattgtatcaatatcattcacgaattaaagaaaaactaatgttgtggtgccatgaaattaaatagctttggaaTTGTAAAGTTTCTCAccagcaattgttcaattcttatgactattccaagtagtagtAGATTCTAGTAGGCCTATTAatggctaataaaagccatacgTTAGTTATTTTAACCCAATGATTAATGTTGTCTacctaaatattcaaacttttgcgcttttgcaaagacgaGTGTGTAGATATTGCCATggcaagatgtgccatgctaatagactcctacccaaaaagactgagtgctgtaataaaatcaaaaggtgcttcaacaaagtattagtttaataagggtgtgcacacttatgcaaccgggttattgtaaggtttttatttgtcattttcccccttcaaagatttaagtttgtttttcaattgaattgttcacattataggtcacattaaaagtggaaaaagttctggcatgatttatctttgtctcattcttttacatcacaaaaacctggtattttaacaggggtgtgtagactttttatatccactgtattagctagccatctacagtaatctttgtacatgagtacactttagttccagtAATAAACGTTTTGTTgtccaaaaatgtaatggctgagaaGATACattcccgctgtttaaatagtgtaatggttaaagacagtctacCACACAGGAAACTGTGGattgaaaccagccagggacaaccaCAGTCATCCATTCTAATTgctggctggctgaactaggcttgcctagatCCTTTTCTGTTTCAGTAATTGTTCACCAGATGCCCTTCTTTTATTTTAGTCAGAGAGCAAAGGCCCAAAACTAGTCAGGGCCAGCCCTAGCACACACCTCAGCTGtattacaattttgtttcttgGCTGTTTACTAGTGGCTTTTTATAATATATTGGATTGAATTAGGAATTGTAGGAGCCATTGTCACTCACTTGATAAGAGATTAATGCTTTAATGCTAGggttgtgagtttgattcccatggggggtccttaaaaaaatacagctccagggaagaattaagagaccactgcacctttttcttttcctttccaaaaacgtcgGAAATTAAGGCtttgagtggggaacagaagggttaaaattaagaaacaactacaaattgaacgcttctgttcctccctcaaaacattggatagaaaaaggtgtagtggtctcttcattttttccagagctgtatgtgcacTTGGGAATGTAAACTTTGCTGGATCAGAATGTTCGCTAAATAactgaacattttcttttagaGCCTTTGTTTGGGTTTTATTTAATGGTGACATTTGCCATGTAATATTCCATAAAGATTGATGGCTGCCATAACGACACAACCAGGGAGCTACCCGGCTTCCGATTTCCAGACCGGCCTCTGTGACTTCTTCAGTGATTGTAAGACATGTAAGTGGACTGATAGCTGCCATGTACTTTCAGTACGTCCGGCCACTTTCTACATTCAACGTTGTTTCCATTTCAttttcttgtctctctctttcagtcctGAAGTAAAGGCTAGTAATGGTGTGATGTCACTGTGCCTCTTATTCCTTCCAGGTTGTTATGGCTGGTGGTGCTTCCCATGCATGACCTGTTCCATCGCCAGCGACATGGACGAGTGCTGTCTGTGCGGTGCCACCATGGCCATGCGAACCATGTACCGGACCCGATACAACATCCGGGTGAGCTCCATTCACTAACACTGCATACCGAGCCTGAGGGCTCTTGCCTGTGACCCCTCAAAAGACCCGCTGCCAAGCCATGGGCCCTGTGAATCATCCCCACTTTACCCCACATTATCTTCAACCCTGCCGAGCCTCCTTACACTGTAACCACACCGCCCCCCGTCTCTTCTCCTGTCACCTGCAGAGTTCTAACCAGAAGGACAGGCTCAGAGGTAGGACAGCCACTCAATGTTTTCTCTCCCCTGGACTAACTGTGTTGTCGGTTCTGTTCTGATGTCCAGGGCTCCCTGTGTCAAGACTATTGTGCTGTCATGTGGTGTTACGTCTGCTCTGCCTGTCAGGTGAAGAGAGACATTGATCTCCGGAAGGAACAGAGAATCTTCTGAGCTCAGGTGGAAACAAATGTCTCTCCTTCTTTTACAGCAACATCGTGTATCTTTGGTCCCATAGGAATCCTTTCTTCCATCCACACAAAGCATGTACATGCGCATACACAAACGCCAAacgcacaaacagacacacccaaAGACAGCAATAAATTAGGATTTCGCACCCATGTTCCAGTAACACCTGATTAGATTAAACTTACATACTATCTTTAGATTTTACTTGGAACAAAAGTGAGTCATGCTATTATTTTGTGGTATGgttacatatatacagtacttaCACATTATATGTATTTTGTGGTATGgttacatatatacagtacttaCACATTATATGTATTTTGTGGTATGgttacatatatacagtacttaCACATTGTGTATTTTGTGGTATGGTTACATATATACAGCACTTACACATTATATGTATTTTGTGGTATGgttacatatatacagtacttaCACATTATATGTATTTTGTGGTATGgttacatatatacagtacttaCACATTATATGTATTTTGTGGTATGgttacatatatacagtacttaCACATTATATGTATTTTGTGGTATGGTtacatagatacagtatttaCACATTATATGTATTTTGTGGCATGgttacatatatacagtacttaCACATTATATGTATTTTGTGGTATGgttacatatatacagtacttaCACATTATATGTATTTTGTGGTATGgttacatatatacagtacttaCACATTATGTGTATTTCTATTTGTCTTCTAGACAGTGCCAGACACCTGAAGATCTGAACTTGCATTCCAGTTTCCTGATTTTTCCCCTCCTTGATTTTACAAATTAGAAGAGCCTAAACGTAGTATTCTTTTAATCAAAGGTAATTTGTCATTTTTAGTAAGAAGTGAAGTATGTTGTAGCTTGAcgattcaaaaataaaacagtgtatCATTGgtcaaatgtattctgtttcaTTCAAATAATGCTTAATCACAGCTCAGAGTGAAgcattgtgaaaatgtattggttaACCCGGTGATTTTTACTGTGGGACTGATTGTTCCCTGTCTGCCGTAGAGATAAAGCCAGTAATAACTTACCGAAGCCATTTATTACTGATGGGAAGGGAAAAGCTGTAGAGGGCCATAAGCAAAAACACTGATTAATAACTGACAAGGAGCACTGCCACACAGATCTGGAGCCAAAAAGGTGTGTCATTGTCAACAGGACAGGGACTTTGGCCAGACATGAGATGACTGTAGAAGAGGTTTCTCAAAACACTCACAGCCTGCAGACAGGAGAAACACTCAGCATAGCGTACCACTTCAGGTGTCAGTATGCCTCATAAAGCTAGCTGTCTCCTCCTTCTTGTAATCATATCCGGTCTTTCAAGTAAGCATATCTGATTCACCTTTGAAATATACCGACATTTGGCCTCGAATTGTATGTACTGTCGGACTGAATTGCAATGTTTTGTCCATCAGATGTGCAGGGAGCCAACGTTAAGAAGGTAATGTATCTAGCCATGGTTATTTTCATAGGaactgtatttttatgtttacttATCTACTTTTTTATAAGGCAGTCCAATAACCTTCTTTGATTTGCCTTCCAACCAATCCGATCGGCTTTGATAATGACCTGATGTAAAAAGATATCatttgattggtcaaaataCCAATTATTGGAAAAATGATAACTAGGCTAGCTGTGTAAACATCTCATGAGTCTAATGTGACTAAACATATTATTTGTTTGAAGATGAATTCAAGCACTGAGGGGAAAGATTGAAAACTCACATGTTTTCTCCTTCAGCCGCTTTGCTATAACTATCAGGTGCCAGCCTGTCCCTTTAACTTTGACCCTGTTTGTGGATCCGACGGAGTGACCTACGCCAATGAGTGTGTGCTCTGTGATACCATCAGGTACAAGAAACAGGGGCCATAGAGGGAAAATACATGGCAATATAGGATTGTTGTGGTCACTTTGGTACTATTATCAGTAGAATGTATGTGTTTCAAAACTCTTAGTAAAAGATTCCAAATAGATCATAGTTGTAAATCATTCAatcttgcattcaaaacaacttattttgctttcatttggtttgtcaGTGATTCAACCACTTtgtttttggtgaaaaacatCGAGTACATTTGTTAAGTCGGTGTAATTCTTTCAGTTTAGTCATTGTAACAGTCATAGTCCAAGACCTAACAACGTAAGACAGGTTAGACATGACTCTTTGAAGTGCTGAAGTTAATCTGTTACAGTTCATTTCAAACTCAAATTTTACATTCCCTGTTACAAGTGACAGGAAATTATTTCCATCATATCTATCCCATAATCAAGGGTGATCAAAAATCTACAATCATCAAGGCAAAAAGTTACTTTtattgcaatgttttgtctAATCAATTGTTACAAATACTATCAGAAAGAAATGTCAAGGTTTAGCACACTAAACTAATTTGCATCAATTCTGTCTTCGGCATTTGGCCATGATACCTTGTCCATGTAACAATGAATATCTAAACTGCGGGAATCATTTTGGGGCATGATGTCATGACATGGCGGGTCACATGCTCATGGGGATGgcggtcatagaccttccacctctATAATGAAAAGGTGATCACGGGGCCAGGTCTAGGGTCAGGAATCAAGGATGggcccaaaaccattcctgaatcactTCTCAATGGTGGAACCAAACATTATCACACACAATTTCATTGAGGAATTCAATGAGGTGAGCAGGCACAGCACTGTAAGACCCAAGTGGcctaccaccccatcttcaGATATGGCTACACACATTAGGATGTTTCTCCCATGTTGTCCAGGCACACAGACAATTGTTCATTGACAAATTATATTGCACCGACACAGTCAGGTTTTGCCCAGGTAGAAACCGgctttatcaacaaagatgtacttgtgatggttcacagcagttcagtttgttgttttggcCCTGTTTAGACTCTGTATGATACCTTACTTATTCCTCTGCCTTCCTGTCTATCCTACCCCAGgttgaaagacattgccagtgttcacatggtttaTATGGTTACATGCTTACCAGTTGTGGATACAACTATGGATGGCAGTCATGTCCTGTTTATGacagtattgtattgtacataGGGAATGCAGAGGTCTCTGTAGCTCACACTACCAAAACCAAgattgtgagtttgaatcccaCTGAGGTCACATACAAATCTATGGCCTTAGGGTGGCcattctgtacttttcaatcTGAAAGTACTGTAGTacgcaaaacaatgtaaaacacaTAAATTCACCAAATGTTTGAGTGATGATCAAATAGAAACAATGAGCATAGTGatagtgaaatgtatttaaataataaagaaaatcttATCAAAAGTTGTGAATGTACTTCGTATgaacataatgtatttcaatgtgaaacatgtctcactagatgtttttttgtgctcagtcaatgtaaaattgctttttgatcatttgttgtgtttttgtactaagagtggtgaaatattaccaTATACTTGTGTGAATAACACCAAAgcatctggaaaaaaataattgaattagcATACAAAATCCCTCCGTCACAAGCTTTAAGTACAGTATGTATTCCGTTGCATTCCTGGTAGGAGGACAATGGAAGTCACACTGACAGAACTGAAGTAACATTTTATTCTTATATTCTCTTCCAGAGAAACTGGAAGGAAAATACTAATCATCAAAAACAACCCTTGTTGAAGATGCCGGATTAGAGGATTTATCAGCATAATTCACCAGAAACAATGGTTCAACtcttaaataaaacagaataaaaacagacttctttCACAACTTTTATTGATCTTTTGTGGAAGTGGCACTCTGGGTCTgacaaaatatttccaaacaGAATGTGACGAAATCGTTGTACATGAATACAGCAACGAGGCATGGCCTGTGACATCGTCTGTGTGtcttttacatttgaaatttTTAAACAAACTTTTGTTGTGGGACACTAGTGTCTGCATTCTCTGGTTTATATTACATCAAAGTGTACATGAAACTGCCACCACTGGTCACTTGATGAGCCTATGGATTCAAGTATCCATCTATTAGTCCTATTAAGATAAATGGTCGATTTCTGAGCATAATATACACTAGTTTTCTTCTGAGTAACATGCTGGAGAACCATCAGA is drawn from Esox lucius isolate fEsoLuc1 chromosome 14, fEsoLuc1.pri, whole genome shotgun sequence and contains these coding sequences:
- the LOC105005667 gene encoding serine protease inhibitor Kazal-type 2-like, with product MPHKASCLLLLVIISGLSNVQGANVKKPLCYNYQVPACPFNFDPVCGSDGVTYANECVLCDTIRETGRKILIIKNNPC
- the LOC105005669 gene encoding placenta-specific gene 8 protein, producing MAAITTQPGSYPASDFQTGLCDFFSDCKTCCYGWWCFPCMTCSIASDMDECCLCGATMAMRTMYRTRYNIRGSLCQDYCAVMWCYVCSACQVKRDIDLRKEQRIF